In Gemmatimonadota bacterium, the genomic stretch CGTTCATTGCCCTTCAGGGCCTGGTCGGCCTGGCCTCATTCGGCGTCGGACAGCGCATCAGAGAAATCAGCATCCGTAAGGTCCTGGGCGCCTCGGTTTCCCAGGTCCTCGTCCTGCTATCCAGGGAGTTTGTCGTGCTGATCGTCGTCGCCAACGCCATCGGGTGGATGCTGGCGTACTACGGACTGAGTTTCTGGCTGCAGCAATTTGCCTATCGAATCGATATCAGCGCCGACACCTTTGTGATGGTCGGTGTCCTTAGTCTGGTGGTAGTCCTGGCCGTGCTCGGTTACCGCGTCATCAGGACGGTCACGTCGAACCTGGCGGACGTGCTGCGGAACGGGTGATGGGGAAATGGGTTGTGGCGGGATTTAGATTCTTCATTTATCCTCTGCCCTACCCAAACGGGATTCCAGAGAAAGCAGAACCTTCCTGATCTCAGTACAGATCTCAATCATACGTTCCTCGCTTATGCATTCCTCCTGGGAGACGCCCAGGTAACCCATGATTCTGGCACTGCGCCGGTCGTCGGGCTGATCAGCCATGCGAGGAACGATATGGAAATGCACATGTGGATGTAGTCTGGCTTCCGAGAACTGGATCACATAGGTTTTCATACATCCGAGAACACGCTTGAGAGAAAGAGATACCCGGCGTATCAGGATACCTAATTCGACAGCTTCCTGCTCGGTTAACTCGTCAACCGACTCGATGTGTCGATGCAGAACCAGTACAAGCCATCCTGGCAGAGCCGAATTGTATGCATGCACTACGTCCCAGAAGCCAGCCTGGTAAACGTTGTCCCACAAAGGCGCATTGCCCAGCCTTCGTTGCCGGGTCATTTCGCACGTTTTGCACATTTCGCTGTTGTCCATACCAGACCTCTCGAATGGTCTCACCAAGGTAGTTGTATCGCATTTTACTATATTACCTGGTTTAACCGGGCGGTGTATAGCTGTACTTGGGGACAAGTCGTATCGGAGGTCCATACCTGTGCTTGAACCTGATACACTGTACCAACATCATCTACGCTCCCAGAAGGTTCTTGTATTCACGTATCCGTACGGAGTCCATTTGCTGAATGATCAGGCCGTCGTTTTCGATTTCTCGGTGAAAAACAAACAGGATGACACACATTGCCGCTGCTATTACTTCATGAAGCATTGGATGTCGGTACTTGTGACGTTCGATGAGTCGCTGCAATTGAAACCCGATTCCGAATTTCATTTCCCGTTTGCCTTTAACTGCGACATCACAACGCCGCATTACTGCAGTGGAAGATCACTCTACACGACGGACATTTTGCTGGACATCATAGTAAAACCGGACGGCGCCTCGTATATGATCGAAGATGAGACACAGTTTTATGAAGCATATGAAAACGGGATGTTTGGAACGAATTGGTATGAAGGCGCTTCGAAAGCACTTGAATGGTGGTGTACGTTGCTTGAGAAAGGGGCCTTCATTGATTACCTGAACTCCGTGGCGCCGTTCCCAACCAAAATGTCGGTGAATCACGAGCCTTTACTTATCGAGAACGACATAGATGAGATCCCGTTTCTGAACCACCCTCTGCATCCACGTTTTGGATAACGCATAAGAGCTATCGTTATTGTTCGGGGCGTGAGCTACGCACTGGATAAAGGCAACCATGGACTCAAGCGAAGATTACCTGGGGCGCTGGAACGATCCCGCCTATGCCAGGAATTACTCCAAATTCACCAGGGATCAGCAAGTCGATGCCCGGAAGTTCATCGATCAGCTGGAGGTCGATCGCAACAGCATCGTGGTGGACCTGGGGTGTGGTGAGGCCAAGTTCCTGGCGGCAATCTCTCCATGTATTCACACGGGAATCGGTATTGATGCCTCCGCGCATATGCTCGCTTCTGCCAGGAGATCCCTGACAGATCTCGAAATCGGTAACATCGAGTTGATCCATGCGGATTTCAGGGAGTTTGACGTGGGTTTCGAATTGGCGGACGCCGTGATGTCCAACTACGCCATCCATCACGTGCCTGATGTCGGCAAGGAGGAAGTGTTTCGCCGCGTTCATGCTACCTTGCGATCAGGCGGTATCTTCCGGTTGGAGGATGATTCATTTAACTTCCCTCAAGAGGAGTTCGAGGAGCGCGTTCCGGAAATCATGACCCAGTGGGAGTGTCACTTCGGACCGGAGGGATGGAAGTTCTTGAAGGAAAAGTTGGCGGGAGACGACTTTGAAAACACCCCTTACCTCGACGATTTGAGACGAATGATCGAAAGATCGGGTCTAACGGTAGATAACATTGTAATGCATGGACTCAATGGTGTTGAGATAACGGCCAGAAAACCCTGATACAAAATCGCATATGCAACTGACCTTTCTCGGAACCGCAGCCGCGCCTTCGATGCCGATCCCCTTCTGCACCTGCCGGGTCTGCACGGACGCCCGGCGGATCGGCGGCAAGAATCTACGCAGGAGATCGTCGCTGGTGATCAACGATGATCTGCTGGTGGACATCGGCCCCGACCTTGCCACCGCTTCGTTCCAGCACAGAATCTCACTCGCCGGCATCGGCCTATGTCTTCAGACGCACCCGCATGCGGACCATCTGGACATCGAATTCATCCTCTCAAGGCATGCCGAATACGGAACAACCGTCTCAGGCGAGTTGTTGTTTGGAGGCTCTGACGAGACCCTTCATGCGATCGAAGCGCTGGTCCGCCAACAGAGTGCATACGGGAGTATTTTCGACTTGGAAACGCAGTCTGCGTTGCAGTTGAAAATCATGTCTTTTATGTCCTTTGAATCGTACCGTATAGGGGACTATCGCGTTACCGGATATCCGGCCAACCACGGCAACGACCAGGGGTTTCTGCTTTATTCGATCGCGCAGGGAGACCAGGCCTTGTTCTATGGTACCGACACGTCGGTGTTGTCCGAGGAAGTATGGGAGCACCTTCAGCAAGATCGCATCCTGTATGACGTGGTCGTTCTCGATCACACCTATGGAATCGGTTTCGAGTCCAGGCCGGCGGACCATCTCGCGTCGAAGGATGTCGCCGTCCACGCGGATCGATTTCGCGAGGACGGATTGCTCAAGGATGGCGGCGTGGTATACGCGACCCACCTGTCCCATGAGGGGAACCGGGAACACGACGAGTTGGACGAATACGCCAGGGGGCACGGCTATCGGGTGGCCTATGACGGATTGAGATTGCAGTTGAGCGGCTGAATCAAACGCCTGTGTCTACAAACCGACAACCGCCCACGGACACCCGCCCACGGACACCCGCCCATCATTCCGAAAGACCCCAAGTATGAAATGGGACTATTACCGTCCTCATATAGACCGGAGAGTTCCCGGCAACAAAGTAGACCTGACGCCCCTGTGTAACGATGCGGAAGTCCGCAGGAACCTGATTCTCGATCTCGCCCGTCCATTCCGCAACGTCGATCTGGACAAGGTAGCGAGTCCGGAATCACTGGGCTTCATCCTGGGAAGCGCGGTAGCCCAGCGGCTGAACCGGGGCTTCATTCCATTCCGTAAAGGGGGAGAGCTTCCCATCCATCGTCAGCACCGGTCGAGGATCTCTTTTGTAGACTACACGAACAGAAAGAAGTCCCTGGAGGTGAATAAAGACCTGATAAAACCCGGCGAACGCATTCTGATCGTGGATGATGTGATCGACACCGGCACCCAGGTAAAGGCCATGATCAAGTTGATCGAACGTCTACAGGGTAAAGTCGTCGGTGTTTCGGTGCTGGTTGCGGACCGGAGCAGGAAGACCGAACGTCTGATTAAGACGCACAACGTGCACGCCATTCATATGGCGCTGGTGTGTGAGTAACATGTATGCACTGCTCGGCCAAAGCAGGATCTGTGCTCCACTTGCCGGTGACGAAGCATCTTCGCGCACCAATCGATTAGTTCGCGATCGACGAGATCATTTTGGATCAGGAGGCAGTACAGGTGGAATTAACCAAACCCAACGCTCTGTCAGAAGGTTCGAGAATCGGACTCGTTTCGCCTGCACGGGCAATACCCCTTCCGCACATGGAGGAGAGCATCACTGCCGCACAAAATCTGGGATACGAGCTTGTTGTCGGCAAATACGCTCGCGAAAAGGTGGGGTATTTCGCGGGAACTCACGAACAACGTTCCGCCGATCTCATGGCCATGTTCCAGGACGTCACGATCGAGGCGATCTGGTGCATTCACAGTGGCATAGGGGCTGAGCGGCTGTTCCCCTGGCTGGATTTCGGGATAATAAGGCAGCACCCAAAGCTACTCGTTGGTCACAGTAATATCTGCCAACTACATTTCATGCTTCACAAACATGCCTTTCCGTGGAGCATATGCTTTCAAAGTCTCTCCGTTTTCCGCCAGCAAAAACCAGAAGAGATGAAACGGGCTATGAGATGTTTCAATAAAATCGTTCGAGGCCATGGCCGTCCGTGGGATTTTCCACTTGAGGATCTGAACCCACCAGTAGAGTCACTCGTGTCGGGCCGAATACGGGCTCCGATTACTGGAGGTGGTGAAATCAATCTCACGCTGGGGACACCCTGGGAGGTCGATTTTGAAGGGAAAATCGTCGTACTGGATCTGTCCCACAGGAACATGTTGTGGTCCGGGTTTCTCACACAGTTAAATTATGCGAATAAGCTCAGAGAGGCCGCGGGGTTTATCATCGTGGCTCAAACTCATCTGGGAGAGGTGCCCGAGTGGGGTAACGTAATGGAAACAGGTTTGGTAAACGACAAACAGACCTTGAGAAGCTACCTGGACGAGTTTATAACCCCATTGAACAAGCCCACGCTCATGAATGTGCCTATGGAACACTCGAAGGGGGCCTTTCCGATACCATACGGGGCCGAGGTTGAACTGAACGCTGACGAGAAGCGCATCACGGTGCTTGAAGACATCGTTCAGCGCAGCTCCTGAATGTGCTGGAGCTTCGGTCATTATTTTCATTGTAGTTGTCTTTCTGGTAGTGAGGGAATACACGCCATGCAGTCAGCAGAAAGTCTCGTGAATCATGTCGAACCGGACGACGTCCGGCTGGTAACATCCGATATAGACAACTTCTGGCGGGCATATGACATATCGGAAGGCAAAACCACGGACGAGAAAATCGAAATCTACGAAAAGGAATACCTGGCGAAAGGTAGCATTGGTCTCAGGGATTTCGTGAAACTCCATATCCAAGATGCCGAGAAATTGGTACATGCAATTGAGGCCATGCCGAAGTACTACGCCTCCATCAGGGAAAGCTCGAATCGTGTTCTGGAGATGACGAATCGGATTCGCGGCTATATGCACGCGTGGAAGGACCTCCATACTGAAGCCGTTTTTCCCGACGTGTATTTCGTTATAGGTAGAATGATGTCCGCCGGTACTTTTTCGCCGAATGGGCTGCTCATCGG encodes the following:
- a CDS encoding LD-carboxypeptidase, producing MELTKPNALSEGSRIGLVSPARAIPLPHMEESITAAQNLGYELVVGKYAREKVGYFAGTHEQRSADLMAMFQDVTIEAIWCIHSGIGAERLFPWLDFGIIRQHPKLLVGHSNICQLHFMLHKHAFPWSICFQSLSVFRQQKPEEMKRAMRCFNKIVRGHGRPWDFPLEDLNPPVESLVSGRIRAPITGGGEINLTLGTPWEVDFEGKIVVLDLSHRNMLWSGFLTQLNYANKLREAAGFIIVAQTHLGEVPEWGNVMETGLVNDKQTLRSYLDEFITPLNKPTLMNVPMEHSKGAFPIPYGAEVELNADEKRITVLEDIVQRSS
- a CDS encoding class I SAM-dependent methyltransferase, whose product is MDSSEDYLGRWNDPAYARNYSKFTRDQQVDARKFIDQLEVDRNSIVVDLGCGEAKFLAAISPCIHTGIGIDASAHMLASARRSLTDLEIGNIELIHADFREFDVGFELADAVMSNYAIHHVPDVGKEEVFRRVHATLRSGGIFRLEDDSFNFPQEEFEERVPEIMTQWECHFGPEGWKFLKEKLAGDDFENTPYLDDLRRMIERSGLTVDNIVMHGLNGVEITARKP
- a CDS encoding adenine phosphoribosyltransferase, whose product is MKWDYYRPHIDRRVPGNKVDLTPLCNDAEVRRNLILDLARPFRNVDLDKVASPESLGFILGSAVAQRLNRGFIPFRKGGELPIHRQHRSRISFVDYTNRKKSLEVNKDLIKPGERILIVDDVIDTGTQVKAMIKLIERLQGKVVGVSVLVADRSRKTERLIKTHNVHAIHMALVCE
- a CDS encoding DUF402 domain-containing protein, with the translated sequence MLNDQAVVFDFSVKNKQDDTHCRCYYFMKHWMSVLVTFDESLQLKPDSEFHFPFAFNCDITTPHYCSGRSLYTTDILLDIIVKPDGASYMIEDETQFYEAYENGMFGTNWYEGASKALEWWCTLLEKGAFIDYLNSVAPFPTKMSVNHEPLLIENDIDEIPFLNHPLHPRFG
- a CDS encoding HIT family protein, which translates into the protein MDNSEMCKTCEMTRQRRLGNAPLWDNVYQAGFWDVVHAYNSALPGWLVLVLHRHIESVDELTEQEAVELGILIRRVSLSLKRVLGCMKTYVIQFSEARLHPHVHFHIVPRMADQPDDRRSARIMGYLGVSQEECISEERMIEICTEIRKVLLSLESRLGRAEDK